A part of Anser cygnoides isolate HZ-2024a breed goose unplaced genomic scaffold, Taihu_goose_T2T_genome scaffold_44_1, whole genome shotgun sequence genomic DNA contains:
- the LOC136786304 gene encoding charged multivesicular body protein 2a: protein MDLLFGRRKTPEELLRQNQRALTRAMRELDRERQKLEAQEKKIIVDIKKMAKQGQMDAVKIMAKDLVRTRRYVKKFITMRANVQAVSLKIQTLKSNNSMAQAMKGVTKAMATMNRQLKLPQIQKIMMEFEKQAEIMDMKEELMNDAIDDAMGDEDDEEESDAVVSQVLDELGLTLTDELATLPPPGGSLAAGEGRAAEAAAALADADADLEERLKNLRRD from the exons ATGGACCTGCTGTTCGGGCGCCGGAAGACGCCGGAGGAGCTCCTGCGGCAGAACCAGCGGGCGCTGACCCGCGCCATGCGCGAGCTCGACCGCGAGCGCCAGAAGCTCGAGGcgcaggagaagaaaatcatcGTCGACATCAAGAAGATGGCCAAGCAGGGCCAGATG GACGCGGTGAAGATCATGGCCAAGGACCTGGTGCGGACGCGGCGCTACGTGAAGAAGTTCATCACCATGCGGGCCAACGTCCAGGCCGTGTCCCTCAAGATCCAGACCCTCAAGTCCAACAACTCCATGGCCCAGGCCATGAAGGGGGTCACCAAGGCCATGGCCACCATGAACCGCCAG ctgaaGCTGCCGCAGATCCAGAAGATCATGATGGAGTTTGAGAAGCAGGCGGAGATCATGGACATGAAGGAGGAGCTGATGAACGACGCCATCGACGACGCCATGGGGGACGAGGACGACGAGGAAGaaag cgACGCGGTGGTGTCCCAGGTGCTGGACGAGCTGGGGCTGACCCTCACCGACGAGCTGGCCA ccctgcccccgCCGGGGGGGTCGCTGGCGGCGGGGGAGGGGCGGGCGGCTGAGGCCGCCGCCGCATTGGCCGACGCCGACGCCGACCTCGAGGAGCGGCTCAAGAACCTGCGCCGGGACTGA
- the LOC136789327 gene encoding natterin-3-like — MLTYEPRLVAALLFLVQGGADGAPGSPPVGRKLLQHLATGWNLNQKIVEGKERPSHLEWVDFDGTLPADAVSNWNNYTKTTEYVCSTEVDGCNTGAYVPSRGPFCFYPFWESEHKASNFKVLVNRGKLEALRWVDDSFGDVPENAVEGCPSIDIYVGRNRYGLGKVSKDQRAFFVVVDHKEVWFKWYQVLAVQTGPGDVTISDVRYNTSEAVGRGEDVTLTKTTVKNEGCRGTREDVTLEEATEVVHDWELDQKVFSTVRGALQAAPLAFNGVNWEATNVTRVTWVGRATAGEYVVHTRKVEVEVRPRTTCTVALVGRQLDGRVPFTARLTRDFGDGQPHRVAVTGVARSRAVVDVRAGVEQCSPLAGSSPCR, encoded by the exons ATGCTGACGTACGAG CCCCGGCTCGTCGCTGCCCTCCTTTTCCTCGTCCAAGGCGGGGCTGATGGAGCTCCTGGATCGCCGCCGGTGGGAAGGAAACTTCTCCAGCACCTCG CCACCGGCTGGAACCTTAACCAGAAGATTGTTGAAGGCAAGGAGAGACCTTCCCACCTGGAATGGGTGGATTTTGACGGCACGCTGCCGGCCGACGCCGTGTCCAACTGGAACAACTACACCAAGACGACGGAGTACGTCTGCTCAACGGAGGTGGACGGTTGCAACACCGGTGCCTACGTCCCCAGCCGGGGCCCGTTTTGCTTCTACCCGTTCTGGGAGTCTGAGCATAAGGCGTCCAACTTCAAGGTGCTGGTCAACAGAGGAAAGCTGGAGGCGTTGCGTTGGGTGGACGACTCCTTCGGCGACGTGCCGGAAAACGCGGTGGAGGGCTGCCCCTCCATTGACATCTACGTCGGCAGGAACCGGTACGGCTTGGGGAAGGTCTCCAAAGACCAGCGGGCTTTCTTCGTGGTGGTGGACCACAAGGAGGTTTGGTTCAAGTGGTACCAAGTCCTGGCCGTCCAGACGGGCCCAGGAGACGTCACCATCTCGGACGTCCGCTACAACACAAGCGAGGCGGTGGGGCGCGGGGAGGACGTCACCCTGACGAAGACCACGGTGAAGAACGAGGGCTGCCGAGGGACGCGGGAAGACGTCACCTTGGAAGAGGCCACCGAGGTGGTGCACGACTGGGAGCTGGACCAGAAGGTCTTCTCCACCGTCCGCGGAGCGTTGCAAGCCGCCCCCTTGGCCTTCAATGGCGTGAACTGGGAGGCCACCAACGTCACCAGAGTCACCTGGGTGGGGCGAGCCACCGCCGGCGAGTACGTTGTCCATACCCGCAAGGTTGAGGTGGAGGTGCGACCCCGTACGACGTGCACGGTGGCCCTGGTGGGACGCCAGCTGGACGGCCGCGTCCCGTTCACCGCACGGTTGACCCGCGACTTCGGCGACGGCCAACCGCACCGCGTGGCCGTGACGGGGGTGGCACGCAGCCGGGCGGTGGTGGACGTCCGGGCCGGCGTCGAGCAGTGCTCGCCCCTCGCTGGTTCCTCGCCGTGCCGATGA
- the LOC125181768 gene encoding LOW QUALITY PROTEIN: zinc finger and SCAN domain-containing protein 22-like (The sequence of the model RefSeq protein was modified relative to this genomic sequence to represent the inferred CDS: inserted 3 bases in 3 codons; deleted 1 base in 1 codon), which yields MGGAQVLFLVALLGPPPPAGGGHPPAASPAVAGGGGALRSGGSPPCRPVNVTVAVEKDGCPQCLAVTTTACXGYCRTREPVYRSPLGAPPQASCTYGGXRYERWLLGXAPGTDPAVAVPVALSCRCARCPMAAADCTVAGLGPAFCGAPGGFGGGITPIRLGGHRFGWGGVNPVWGGTDSAGAGVNPVLGAADSAGGVNPVWGPPIRWGGAPILLGGAPIRLGGVNPVLGAADSAGGVNPVWGATDSAGAGVNPVWGAPIQLGEASIRFWGPPIRLGRASIRFWGPPIRLGGVNPVWGPTDPVSCGGGAGTELRRLRFRHFRYQEASGPGDAVRRLRELCRGWLRPEALSKEQVLELLVLEQFLCILPEDVQSWVWVRHPESCAQAVALAESFQPRRGDGGGGERQVRVRVKVEAPGDAEHPEVVVAPPSPPPEPPRPPRSKVKFDPERENLRVKGRTVASGEQEDPNFPRRALPRLLPRPLRPDPPVRTPPADGEPGQDPPSDATPPPTATPRHTKTPQRTDSPQRTETPRRAETPRRRAQDPLPTDPPPQTTRPPHRPKGTPPTPRRPPPRGPSEAAEGPEGEAPRAIRAPGKERPYQCGECGKCFGRLTHLKTHQRTHTGVKPYACGSCGKSFGHLSTLTTHRRLHTGERPYGCGACGKTFTNPSDLNKHQRSHTGERPYPCARCGKRFSQQSNLTMHRRSHTEERPYPCGACGKSFKYLADLTVHGRSHTGERPFPCAHCGKSFSNKSSLARHTRIHARAAARDKGEDGLMVDVPHEPGGSKTQQS from the exons ATGGGGGGAGCGCAG gtcttGTTCCTGGTGGCGcttttggggcccccccccccggcggggggggggcaccctccGGCCGCTTCCCCCGCTgttgccgggggggggggggcccttcGCTCGGGGGGGTCGCCCCCCTGTCGCCCCGTCAACGTGACGGTGGCGGTGGAGAAGGACGGGTGCCCCCAGTGCCTGGCCGTCACCACCACGGCCT GGGGGTACTGCCGGACCCgg gaaCCGGTGTACCGCAGCCCCCTgggcgcccccccccaggcctccTGCACCTACGGGG TCCGCTACGAGCGGTggctgctgg gtgcccccGGCACCGACCCCGCCGTGGCCGTGCCGGTGGCGCTGAGCTGCCGCTGCGCCCGCTGCCCCATGGCCGCCGCCGACTGCACCGTGGCCGGCCTGGGGCCGGCTTTCTGCGGGGCCCCGGGGG GGTTCGGGGGGGGCatca CACCAATCCGGCTGGGGGGCCACCGATTCGGCTGGGGGGGAGTCAATCCGGTTTGGGGGGGCACCGATTCGGCTGGGGCGGGCGTCAATCCGGTTTTGGGGGCCGCCGATTCGGCTGGGGGAGTCAATCCGGTTTGGGGACCACCGATCCGGTGGGGAGGGGCACCAATTCTGCTTGGGGGAGCACCGATCCGGCTGGGGGGAGTCAATCCGGTTTTGGGGGCCGCCGATTCGGCTGGGGGAGTCAATCCGGTTTGGGGGGCCACCGATTCGGCTGGGGCGGGAGTCAATCCGGTTTGGGGGGCACCGATTCAGCTGGGGGAGGCGTCAATCCGGTTTTGGGGGCCGCCGATTCGGCTGGGGCGGGCGTCAATCCGGTTTTGGGGGCCGCCGATTCGGCTGGGGGGAGTCAATCCGGTTTGGGGGCCCACCGATCCGGTTTCTTGCGGGGGGGGAGCCGGGACGGAGCTGCGGCGCCTCCGCTTTCGGCACTTCCGCTACCAGGAGGCCTCGGGGCCCGGGGACGCGGTGCGGAGGCTGCGGGAGCTGTGCCGGGGCTGGCTGCGGCCGGAGGCGCTGAGCaaggagcaggtgctggagctgctggtcCTCGAGCAGTTCCTCTGCATCCTCCCCGAGGACGTCCAGAGCTGGGTCTGGGTCCGGCACCCCGAATCCTGCGCCCAGGCCGTCGCCCTGGCCGAGAGCTTCCAGCCCCGGAGGGGGGACGGAGGGGGCGGCGAGCGGCAg GTGAGGGTGCGCGTCAAGGTGGAGGCCCCCGGGGACGCGGAGCACCCCGAGGTGGTCGtggcccccccgagcccccccccggagcccccccggcccccccggagCAAGGTCAAGTTCGACCCCGAGAGAGAGAACCTGCGGGTAAAAG gTCGGACGGTGGCGAGCGGCGAGCAGGAGGACCCCAATTTCCCCCGCCGAGCCCTTCCGCGCCtcctcccccgccccctccgGCCTGACCCCCCCgtcaggaccccccccgccgACGGAGAACCCGGTCAGGACCCCCCCTCCGAC GCGACCCCCCCGCCGACGGCGACCCCCCGCCACACGAAGACCCCCCAGCGGACGGACTCCCCCCAGCGTACGGAGACCCCGCGGCGCGCCGAGACCCCCCGGCGGCGCGCGCAAGACCCGCTTCCTACAGACCCCCCCCCGCAGACCACGAGACCCCCCCACCGAcccaaagggacccccccaacccctcggCGGCCACCACCCCGGGGACCTTCCGAGGCTGCCGAGGGCCCGGAGGGAGAAGCGCCGCGGGCGATACGGGCGCCCGGCAAGGAGCGCCCCTACCAGTGCGGCGAGTGCGGCAAGTGCTTCGGGCGCTTGACCCACCTCAAGACCCACCAGCGGACCCACACCGGGGTGAAGCCCTACGCCTGCGGCTCGTGCGGCAAGAGCTTCGGCCACCTCTCCACCCTCACCACCCACCGGCGGCTCCACACCGGCGAGCGGCCCTACGGCTGCGGCGCCTGCGGCAAGACCTTCACCAACCCCTCGGACCTCAACAAGCACCAGCGGTCGCACACGGGCGAGCGGCCCTACCCCTGCGCCCGCTGCGGCAAGCGCTTCAGCCAGCAGTCCAACCTCACCATGCACCGGCGGTCGCACACCGAGGAGCGGCCCTACCCCTGCGGGGCCTGCGGCAAGAGCTTCAAGTACCTGGCGGACCTGACGGTGCACGGGCGCTCGCACACGGGCGAGCGCCCCTTCCCCTGCGCCCACTGCGGGAAGAGCTTCAGCAACAAGTCGTCGCTCGCCCGCCACACGCGGATCCACGCCCGGGCGGCCGCCAGGGACAA GGGTGAAGATGGGTTGATGGTCGATGTCCCACACGAGCCTGGAGGCTCCAAGACACAGCAGTCTTGA
- the LOC136789328 gene encoding sarcoplasmic reticulum histidine-rich calcium-binding protein-like, with translation MTTGSAAIVTATASVTPGRHHGDGDDLGDPHGHRHGNNPHGHHHGDDLGDLHGHHHSDSDDLGDLRGHRHGNDPYGHHHSDGDDLGDLRGHPHGDGDDLGDPHGHRHGNDPHGHHHGDDLGDPHGHHHGDDPHGHRHSNDPHGHHHDGDLGDPQGHHHGNNPHGHHHDDDLGDPHGHRHGNNPHGHHHHHDDDLGDPHGHRHGDDPRDRHHDDDLGDPRGRHHGDQEHPQGRRHGDADPGSSEEEEEEEEGEGEEGHGDSSEEEEEEEEEAEGRYRPGSICRYCAFCEHCQVCERCPCAEGDPGEHCPHCQGCQFCYLCPLLCDTACQPGSLLDEFSGALLQSLATIFEPPEA, from the exons ATGACGACCGGCAGCGCGGCCATCGTCACGGCGACGGCCTCGGTGACCCCCGGGCGTCACCACGGTGACGGCGACGACCTCGGTGACCCCCATGGCCATCGCCATGGCAACAACCCCCATGGCCATCACCATGGCGACGACCTCGGTGACCTCCATGGCCATCACCATAGCGACAGCGACGACCTCGGTGACCTCCGTGGCCATCGCCATGGCAACGACCCCTATGGCCATCACCATAGCGACGGCGATGACCTCGGTGACCTCCGTGGCCATCCCCATGGCGACGGTGACGACCTCGGTGACCCCCATGGGCATCGCCATGGCAACGACCCCCATGGCCATCACCATGGCGACGACCTCGGTGACCCCCACGGCCATCACCATGGCGacgacccccatggccaccgCCATAGCAACGACCCCCATGGCCATCACCATGACGGCGACCTCGGTGACCCCCAAGGCCATCACCATGGCAACAACCCCCATGGCCATCACCATGACGACGACCTCGGTGACCCCCACGGCCATCGCCATGGCAACAACCCCCATGGCCATCACCATCACCATGACGACGACCTCGGTGACCCCCACGGCCATCGCCATGGCGACGACCCCCGCGACCGTCACCATGACGACGACCTCGGTGACCCCCGCGGCCGTCACCACGGCGACCAGGAGCATCCCCAGGGCCGTCGCCATGGCGACGCTGACCCTGGGAgctcggaggaggaggaggaggaggaggagggggagggggaggaagggcacggggacagctccgaggaggaggaggaggaggaggaggaggccgaaGGCCGCTACCGGCCCGGCTCCATCTGCCGCTACTGCGCCTTCTGCGAG cactgccaggtCTGCGAGCGCTGCCCCTGCGCCGAGGGGGACCCCGGCGAGCACTGCCCCCACTGCCag ggctgccagtTCTGCTACCTCTGCCCCCTGCTCTGCGACACCGCCTGCCAGCCCG GCAGCCTCCTGGACGAGTTCTCGGGGGCCCTCCTCCA gtcacTCGCCACCATCTTCGAGCCGCCGGAAGCCTGA